The Paenibacillus sp. RUD330 genome has a segment encoding these proteins:
- the uvsE gene encoding UV DNA damage repair endonuclease UvsE — protein sequence MIVRFGFVAMSLLVENASSSRTMTYKNFSKLEDREAALRKLERIAEENLHSALRIMRNNRYAGIHVYRFSSKIIPLATHDALADWNPYSALAPSFAEVGAYARETGMRVSFHPDHFCVFSTPRPEVLRSSVRDMEYHVRMLEEMGLDEKYKCNIHVGGAYGDKPVSAERFIAQFGAQAARLRGRVTLENDDKTFNVRETLDIAEKVGNPVVLDIHHHAVNDGGETKEAFYGELWPRIVATWNREQRRLGLDGGPSGLPPKIHVSSPKSLSDPRGHADFVEPGPLLEFLRGANGSVELLDCMMESKAKDQALVTLMEHFRRLEAAGEGIRVLDGGTIEVL from the coding sequence ATGATTGTCCGCTTCGGCTTCGTCGCCATGAGCCTGCTGGTGGAGAACGCTTCGTCGTCTCGCACCATGACCTACAAGAATTTCTCCAAGCTGGAGGATCGGGAGGCGGCGCTGCGCAAGCTGGAGCGTATCGCCGAGGAAAATCTGCACAGCGCCCTGCGCATCATGCGCAACAACCGCTACGCCGGCATCCACGTCTATCGGTTCTCCTCGAAAATCATTCCGCTGGCGACGCATGATGCGCTCGCGGATTGGAATCCCTACTCCGCTCTGGCTCCTTCCTTCGCCGAAGTCGGCGCCTATGCGAGGGAGACCGGCATGAGGGTCAGCTTCCATCCCGACCACTTCTGCGTGTTCAGCACGCCTCGCCCCGAGGTTCTGAGAAGCTCGGTCAGGGACATGGAGTACCATGTGCGGATGCTCGAGGAGATGGGGCTGGACGAGAAATACAAATGCAATATCCATGTGGGCGGCGCATACGGGGACAAGCCCGTCTCCGCCGAGCGGTTCATCGCGCAGTTCGGAGCCCAGGCTGCCAGGCTGCGCGGCCGGGTGACGCTGGAGAACGACGACAAGACGTTCAACGTCCGCGAGACGCTCGACATCGCCGAGAAGGTCGGCAATCCCGTCGTGCTGGACATCCATCATCATGCGGTCAACGACGGCGGCGAGACGAAGGAAGCGTTCTACGGGGAACTGTGGCCGCGCATCGTCGCCACCTGGAACCGGGAGCAGCGGCGGCTTGGACTGGATGGGGGACCGTCAGGCCTGCCGCCGAAGATCCACGTCTCCAGTCCGAAGAGCCTCAGCGATCCGAGAGGCCATGCCGACTTCGTGGAGCCGGGCCCGCTGCTGGAATTCCTGCGCGGCGCGAACGGCTCCGTGGAGCTGCTCGACTGCATGATGGAATCCAAGGCGAAGGACCAGGCTCTGGTGACGCTCATGGAGCATTTCCGCCGGCTCGAGGCGGCGGGAGAAGGAATCCGTGTCCTGGACGGCGGCACGATCGAGGTTTTGTGA
- a CDS encoding D-alanine--D-alanine ligase — translation MGDKIRVGLIYGGKSGEHQVSLQTALAVMGAFDFDKYEVQPFYITGQGEWRSGGVLLEAPHSVEQLKLSPAEDGGMALAPVFGGLATAAAGEGAIQAAAASAGAPGGTIDVMFPLLHGTFGEDGTVQGLMEMANIPYVGAGVLASAVGMDKIFMKKVFAHEGLEQCVYRYFNRTQWEKDRAFFVMETEVALGYPCFVKPANLGSSVGISKARNREELIAAIELALRYDRKVVIEEFIDGREIEVGVLGNDDPRASVVGEIVSGTDFYDYNAKYVDGTSVMHIPADLPAETAEAVREMAIRAYLAIDGSGLSRVDFFLRRSDGKILINEVNTMPGFTPYSMYPLLWKESGVPYKELLDSLIGLAISRHAEKQKLEYGG, via the coding sequence ATGGGAGACAAAATTCGCGTCGGACTCATCTACGGAGGCAAGTCGGGCGAGCATCAGGTATCGCTGCAGACGGCGCTGGCCGTTATGGGCGCCTTCGATTTCGATAAATACGAGGTACAGCCCTTCTATATTACGGGCCAAGGCGAATGGCGCTCCGGCGGAGTGCTGCTGGAAGCTCCGCACAGCGTCGAGCAGCTGAAGCTGTCTCCGGCAGAGGACGGCGGCATGGCGCTGGCGCCCGTATTCGGCGGGCTGGCGACGGCTGCGGCCGGAGAGGGCGCCATCCAGGCGGCGGCCGCTTCGGCCGGGGCTCCGGGAGGGACGATCGACGTCATGTTCCCGCTGCTGCACGGAACGTTCGGCGAGGACGGCACGGTCCAGGGATTGATGGAAATGGCCAATATTCCTTACGTCGGAGCGGGTGTTCTTGCTTCGGCAGTAGGCATGGACAAGATTTTCATGAAAAAGGTGTTCGCCCACGAGGGCTTAGAGCAATGCGTCTACCGCTACTTCAACCGGACCCAGTGGGAGAAGGACCGCGCGTTCTTCGTCATGGAGACGGAGGTCGCTCTCGGCTATCCTTGCTTCGTCAAGCCCGCCAATCTCGGCAGCAGCGTCGGCATCTCCAAAGCCCGCAACCGGGAAGAACTCATCGCGGCCATCGAGCTCGCGCTGCGCTACGACCGCAAGGTCGTCATCGAGGAATTCATCGACGGGCGCGAGATCGAAGTAGGCGTGCTCGGCAATGACGACCCGCGCGCATCGGTCGTCGGCGAGATCGTCAGCGGAACGGACTTCTACGATTACAACGCCAAGTACGTCGACGGAACCTCCGTCATGCACATTCCCGCCGATCTTCCGGCAGAGACGGCCGAAGCGGTGCGCGAGATGGCGATCCGGGCTTATCTGGCGATCGACGGATCCGGCCTCTCCCGCGTCGACTTCTTCCTCCGCAGGAGCGACGGCAAGATTCTGATCAACGAAGTGAACACGATGCCGGGCTTCACGCCTTACAGCATGTATCCGCTGCTCTGGAAGGAATCGGGCGTTCCTTACAAGGAGCTGCTCGACAGCCTCATCGGCTTGGCGATTTCCCGCCATGCGGAGAAGCAGAAGCTGGAGTACGGCGGCTGA